The following nucleotide sequence is from Thermodesulfovibrionales bacterium.
CAGTCGGCAGAGCACATCCTTGGTAAGGATGAGGTCACCGGTTCGATTCCGGTCATGGGCTCTGTGAATGGGAAGAGGAGTTAATTCATGATGCGGTCGATGAGTAGTGAGAAACTGGTCACTCCCTTACTCGATTACGCACTGCCTCGATAGGGAATAAAGGAGGAGAGATGGCGAAGGCAAAATTTGAGAGGACGAAGCCACATTGCAATGTAGGGACGATAGGGCATGTAGATCATGGGAAGACGACATTGACGGCGGCGATAACGAAGGTACTGGCATTTAAGGGGCAGGC
It contains:
- a CDS encoding GTP-binding protein; its protein translation is MAKAKFERTKPHCNVGTIGHVDHGKTTLTAAITKVLAFKGQA